A window from [Limnothrix rosea] IAM M-220 encodes these proteins:
- a CDS encoding ATP-binding protein, with protein sequence MFEKFRENLTLKYLTMTSGFVLVVQLLFGLGSIYWSGRSQYRALEQKVLDEAAFLGGVSPEAILDADFLTLERLMRQASVDDEILYSVVLDANQTALTRYLNQEKPIVAQLTNEQTINHQNILVFLERLQQRPNIYEIRQPIIAADVLLGEIRLGYSTAIIDAQIRRGVISMIFISISVSALLAFLTYLLFSRFVRSPIKSLNEFALELSEGNLDQRIPELHVDEFGKMVAAFNKMADQLQETLAGLTEARDEALAGTRAKSEFLATMSHEIRTPMNAIIGMSSLLMDTKLDDEQYQFADTIRHSGDNLLTIINEILDFSKIEANRLELEIQTFDLHRCIYETMSIIGVQASRKHLQLDHSIDQNLPKYIKGDITRVRQILLNLLSNAIKFTNLGSVTLRCDFVEREDEPYLQISVKDTGVGIPKDKQDDVFEAFTQADNSVTRRYGGTGLGLVICKRICEIMGGEISLVSEEGLGSKFTVLLPLDEPTPDEIPMPEPDVISSSGLRNAEGILKELKVPLKILLAEDIQVNCQVAALMFARLGYRIDTVGNGQEAIEALARQSYDVIFMDWHMPEMDGITATRRIREEGNSLEKPWIVAMTANAMPEQKKACLTAGMNDFIAKPVQSKDLAKALLECPLVSRVAIAANPDLEADLVKYNALGRVAPGKTVRATDSRLPEEAPLEQAQSIIDESMWQSLLEMAGVDSYGLIDDMVVNYLEDSQKHMVKMSQAIADQSAQDLNFAVHALKGSSRYLGAQQLSEQCQMMEKYAKAENFALAQTLEPTIQAMYAQVVKELKQKRETLSAAS encoded by the coding sequence ATGTTTGAAAAGTTTCGCGAAAATCTAACCCTAAAATACCTCACCATGACCAGCGGTTTCGTCTTGGTTGTGCAACTATTATTTGGTTTAGGATCGATTTATTGGTCTGGGCGATCCCAATACCGAGCCTTAGAACAAAAGGTGTTAGATGAAGCGGCGTTTTTGGGGGGAGTGAGTCCCGAGGCAATTTTAGATGCTGATTTTTTGACTTTAGAGCGCCTAATGCGCCAAGCTAGCGTCGATGATGAGATTCTTTACAGTGTCGTACTCGACGCGAATCAAACGGCACTGACCCGTTATCTCAACCAAGAAAAACCTATTGTTGCGCAACTCACCAACGAGCAAACCATTAACCACCAAAATATTCTGGTGTTTTTAGAACGGTTGCAGCAACGACCAAATATCTATGAAATTCGGCAACCCATTATTGCGGCGGATGTTCTTCTCGGGGAAATTCGCCTCGGTTATAGCACGGCCATCATTGATGCTCAAATACGGCGTGGTGTCATTTCGATGATTTTTATCTCCATCAGCGTTAGTGCGTTACTTGCTTTTTTGACCTATCTTCTCTTTAGTCGTTTTGTGCGATCGCCCATCAAATCATTAAATGAATTTGCCCTTGAACTAAGCGAAGGCAACCTCGATCAAAGGATTCCAGAATTGCATGTTGACGAGTTTGGCAAAATGGTGGCCGCCTTCAACAAAATGGCCGACCAACTGCAAGAAACCCTTGCCGGTTTAACGGAGGCGCGCGATGAAGCTTTAGCGGGGACTAGGGCAAAAAGTGAATTTCTCGCCACAATGAGCCATGAGATTCGAACCCCAATGAATGCCATCATTGGCATGAGTAGTTTGTTGATGGATACAAAGCTTGATGATGAGCAGTATCAATTTGCCGATACCATCCGTCATAGCGGTGACAATCTCCTGACCATTATTAATGAAATTCTCGACTTCTCGAAAATTGAAGCGAACCGCCTTGAGCTAGAAATCCAAACCTTTGATTTACACCGTTGTATCTACGAAACGATGAGTATCATTGGGGTGCAGGCTAGTCGTAAGCATTTGCAGTTGGATCACTCTATTGATCAAAATTTACCGAAATATATTAAAGGTGACATCACCCGGGTGCGGCAAATTTTACTGAATCTACTGAGTAATGCCATCAAATTTACGAATCTTGGTAGCGTGACATTGAGGTGTGATTTTGTCGAACGTGAAGATGAACCCTATTTACAAATTTCTGTAAAAGATACAGGGGTTGGGATTCCTAAGGATAAGCAGGACGATGTGTTTGAGGCCTTTACCCAAGCGGATAATTCTGTGACTCGGCGTTATGGTGGCACGGGTCTTGGTCTGGTCATCTGTAAGCGTATTTGCGAAATTATGGGTGGTGAAATTTCCCTTGTGAGTGAAGAGGGTCTGGGGAGTAAATTCACGGTTTTATTGCCCCTTGATGAGCCGACTCCGGATGAAATTCCCATGCCGGAACCGGATGTTATTTCTTCATCGGGGTTGCGTAATGCGGAGGGGATTTTAAAGGAGCTAAAAGTGCCTCTCAAAATCCTGTTGGCGGAGGATATCCAAGTGAATTGTCAGGTGGCTGCTCTGATGTTTGCGCGTTTGGGTTATCGCATTGATACGGTTGGTAATGGTCAAGAGGCGATTGAGGCGTTAGCAAGACAAAGCTATGATGTGATTTTTATGGATTGGCATATGCCTGAAATGGATGGTATTACGGCAACGAGGCGTATCCGTGAGGAGGGTAATTCTCTGGAAAAACCTTGGATTGTTGCGATGACGGCCAATGCGATGCCTGAACAGAAGAAGGCTTGTTTGACGGCGGGGATGAATGATTTTATTGCGAAGCCTGTGCAGAGTAAGGATCTGGCGAAGGCTCTATTGGAATGTCCGCTGGTTTCAAGGGTGGCGATCGCCGCCAACCCGGATCTAGAAGCAGATCTCGTAAAATATAATGCCCTTGGGAGGGTCGCTCCGGGGAAGACGGTAAGGGCAACAGACTCTAGACTTCCTGAGGAAGCGCCTTTAGAACAAGCCCAATCGATAATCGACGAGTCAATGTGGCAAAGTTTGCTGGAGATGGCGGGTGTTGATAGTTATGGCTTAATTGATGACATGGTGGTCAATTACCTTGAAGATAGCCAGAAGCACATGGTGAAAATGAGTCAGGCGATCGCCGACCAATCAGCACAGGACTTAAATTTCGCTGTCCATGCGTTAAAAGGCTCTAGTCGTTACCTTGGAGCACAGCAACTGAGTGAACAATGCCAGATGATGGAGAAATACGCCAAGGCCGAAAATTTTGCCCTAGCGCAGACATTAGAACCCACCATTCAGGCTATGTATGCCCAGGTTGTTAAAGAGCTAAAACAGAAACGAGAAACCTTATCTGCAGCATCCTAA
- a CDS encoding phosphate/phosphite/phosphonate ABC transporter substrate-binding protein, producing the protein MDFSTNQCAIFSVFVAIALPILSACQPLQNNIEAPISQPSEEVIPTPTLSEEKTIKLGILSIDSAVSVNQRYSPLVEYLETTLDQEFELVSLTQDTQFSKVAQKAIDFTTTNPLSAVQVRRLHGTEFLVTHSRPRTGTQFSGLIVVEAESDIETLEDLRGKRGACVNFQTAAAGCTFQVFHLLERGIDPYADFASFTENKSQDNIVLGVLNGTLDFGFIRTGQLEKMVRTGLIASKDELRVLEPINDGFFYEHTTALYPEWPIAALPHVDQDLKNSVQEALLNVPSDHPALTAIGIESFEPAVDYGALDQLIERLELKTWDVKSAPES; encoded by the coding sequence ATGGATTTTTCGACGAATCAGTGTGCTATATTTTCTGTTTTTGTGGCGATCGCCCTACCCATACTTTCTGCTTGCCAACCGCTGCAAAACAACATTGAAGCACCCATTTCTCAGCCATCAGAAGAAGTAATACCAACACCAACTTTGTCAGAGGAAAAAACAATTAAACTCGGTATCCTGAGTATCGACAGTGCCGTATCAGTGAATCAACGTTATAGTCCCTTAGTCGAATATCTTGAAACAACCTTAGACCAAGAATTTGAGCTAGTATCCCTAACCCAAGACACCCAGTTTTCAAAAGTTGCCCAAAAGGCCATTGACTTTACGACGACCAATCCCTTGTCCGCTGTGCAGGTGAGGCGTTTGCATGGTACAGAGTTTCTTGTGACCCATTCTCGTCCCCGAACAGGGACACAATTTAGTGGGTTAATTGTCGTGGAAGCAGAGAGCGATATTGAAACCCTAGAAGATTTGCGAGGCAAGCGTGGTGCCTGTGTGAATTTCCAGACGGCTGCTGCCGGTTGTACGTTTCAGGTGTTTCATTTGCTAGAGCGTGGCATTGATCCCTATGCAGATTTTGCGTCGTTTACAGAAAACAAGTCCCAAGACAACATCGTGTTGGGAGTTTTAAATGGCACCCTTGATTTTGGTTTTATTCGTACCGGTCAACTGGAAAAAATGGTGCGCACCGGTTTAATTGCAAGTAAGGATGAATTAAGGGTTTTAGAACCCATTAATGATGGTTTTTTCTACGAACATACAACGGCTCTATACCCTGAGTGGCCGATCGCCGCGCTTCCCCATGTTGATCAAGATCTAAAGAATTCGGTACAGGAAGCATTACTCAACGTACCATCGGATCATCCAGCCCTCACTGCCATTGGTATCGAATCTTTTGAGCCTGCCGTTGACTATGGCGCACTAGACCAACTAATTGAAAGACTGGAACTGAAAACTTGGGATGTCAAGTCTGCACCAGAATCATAA
- a CDS encoding putative bifunctional diguanylate cyclase/phosphodiesterase has translation MVKILVVEDDAKIRKNVARLLKLEDHDVLVAENGLQGLDIALSEKPDLILCDILMPEMDGHEMLRVLKEKAPNYFAPFIFVTAKGSKDDIREGMTLGADDYLTKPFTRIELLDAVTSRLEKQRAFQKHYQEQLQKIEVEYSDNKRFDPVTGLPNLLYLEDNFKLLVCEYEKLRFDRNTNNVILPFFVLRVERTDTIRKSINLDAYQSLLKAIADRISDFLHDDNCLVMLNDTEFVVVLPPQEKRPEIIAIATSMIQLFERSFMIGNNEYFLQPKLGISIYGRDGYSINDLIQKSRNALETITNVSNVKYRFYSLTFSLGSKKQAFLESELHYAIKRKQIAVYYQPSINLKTGKIIGVEALARWDHPELGMVSPLDFINIAEQTGLINDIGFFILETAIKDVSQWQKKYQPDLHLAVNFSSKQLYSPNICHDVVKTLISYDFSPSNLDIEVTESILIRDFKQIMMKLNSLQRLGCRIAMDDFGTGYSSLNYARIIPWNILKIDRSFVSDIHNNKVNSIIIKNIISAASELGYELIAEGVETKSELAVLKQYHCDHGQGYLFSKPLPASAFDQAFFDSNFLPS, from the coding sequence ATGGTGAAAATACTGGTTGTTGAAGATGATGCAAAAATTCGTAAGAATGTAGCACGCTTATTAAAACTCGAAGATCATGATGTCTTAGTGGCAGAGAATGGTTTACAGGGTCTAGATATAGCTTTGTCGGAAAAACCTGATTTGATTTTATGTGATATTTTAATGCCAGAAATGGACGGCCATGAAATGTTGCGGGTCTTGAAGGAAAAAGCGCCTAATTATTTTGCGCCATTTATTTTTGTTACAGCAAAGGGTAGTAAGGATGATATTCGTGAAGGGATGACTCTTGGTGCGGATGATTATTTGACTAAACCATTTACACGTATTGAGCTTCTGGATGCTGTGACTAGTCGTTTAGAAAAACAGCGTGCTTTTCAAAAACATTATCAAGAGCAACTACAAAAGATAGAGGTTGAATACTCGGATAATAAAAGGTTTGATCCTGTTACAGGTTTGCCGAATTTACTTTATTTGGAAGACAATTTTAAATTATTAGTTTGTGAGTATGAAAAGCTTCGTTTTGATCGCAATACAAATAATGTCATACTACCGTTTTTTGTCTTAAGGGTTGAGCGAACAGACACAATCAGGAAAAGTATAAATCTGGATGCTTACCAAAGTTTACTTAAGGCGATCGCCGATCGAATTAGTGATTTCTTACATGACGATAATTGTCTAGTCATGCTAAATGATACCGAATTTGTGGTTGTGTTACCGCCACAGGAAAAGCGTCCCGAAATTATTGCGATCGCCACATCAATGATCCAGTTATTTGAACGGTCTTTTATGATTGGAAATAACGAATATTTCTTACAACCTAAATTAGGGATTAGCATTTATGGGCGTGATGGTTATAGCATCAATGATCTGATCCAAAAAAGCCGTAATGCCCTAGAAACAATCACGAATGTTTCCAATGTAAAATATCGATTTTATTCTTTAACATTTAGCTTGGGTTCTAAGAAACAAGCATTTCTTGAAAGTGAACTTCACTATGCCATTAAACGGAAGCAAATAGCAGTGTACTATCAGCCCAGTATTAATTTAAAAACAGGCAAAATTATTGGTGTAGAAGCTTTAGCCCGTTGGGATCATCCTGAACTTGGTATGGTTTCGCCATTGGATTTTATTAATATCGCTGAGCAAACTGGTCTTATTAATGATATTGGCTTTTTCATATTGGAAACGGCAATTAAAGATGTCAGTCAGTGGCAAAAAAAATATCAACCGGATTTACATCTAGCCGTTAATTTTTCGAGCAAACAACTATATAGCCCAAATATCTGCCATGATGTTGTTAAAACCTTGATTAGCTATGATTTTTCCCCATCTAATCTTGATATTGAAGTAACAGAATCTATTTTGATTCGAGATTTCAAGCAAATTATGATGAAGCTAAATTCTCTACAGCGTCTGGGTTGCCGTATTGCCATGGATGATTTTGGGACGGGCTATTCTTCTCTAAACTATGCCCGTATTATTCCTTGGAATATTCTCAAGATTGACCGATCTTTTGTGAGCGATATTCACAATAATAAAGTTAATAGCATTATCATTAAAAATATTATTTCTGCGGCTTCTGAGTTAGGGTACGAACTGATCGCCGAAGGGGTAGAAACCAAGTCAGAACTTGCTGTCTTAAAACAGTATCATTGCGATCATGGCCAAGGTTATTTATTTTCTAAGCCACTGCCTGCAAGTGCTTTTGATCAAGCATTTTTTGACTCTAATTTTTTGCCTTCTTAG
- a CDS encoding ATP-binding protein, with the protein MDESSLSSTTTNQQDIKIILVDDERTNLKALEIILSSLHHKIISLTSGQQAIDCLKKDSTNVALVILDIHMPIMDGFEVVQKIQELQIEDYIPIIFLTGSATDNTFVFQGYENGAVDYLDRNIHPQVLRSKVSAFVELHQQSKKIKEQTKKLQQSNLALSQKIEENKKALAIVEEKEKELRDFFDRANDLIHSVDQEGRFIYANQCWLETLEYTQEDLEDLHFLDIVHPSYHQHCQVVFSKLMQGLPQQSVEVLFVGKYGNHIYVEGNINCHFNGNKFVATRGIFRDITKRKEAEERMLAALEKERQVSELQSRFVSTASHEFRTPLTGILSSTELLQVYWDKLTHEEQQEYLAQIYDSAMLMRNLMNDVLLVSKAEAGRMQFNPEEIQVVDRIKELLQQIKKRINKHHKVELKTDNIHSDKEYRLDPKLLQLIFTNIVSNAMKYSPENSRIEVEISEKNDCINFRIKDEGESIPLEDQPYVFDSFRRGKNTHDIPGTGLGLNIVKHCIDLHGGKISFVSESGVGTCFDFLLPISAKEA; encoded by the coding sequence ATGGATGAATCATCCTTATCTTCCACCACCACTAATCAGCAAGACATTAAAATTATTCTTGTTGATGACGAACGAACAAATCTAAAAGCACTCGAAATCATTTTGAGTAGCTTACATCATAAAATTATTAGCCTCACATCAGGACAACAAGCTATTGATTGTCTCAAAAAAGATTCAACAAACGTTGCCCTTGTCATCCTAGACATCCATATGCCAATTATGGATGGTTTTGAAGTCGTCCAAAAAATCCAAGAATTACAAATAGAAGATTACATTCCAATTATCTTTCTGACTGGCTCTGCCACCGACAATACCTTTGTTTTTCAAGGCTATGAAAATGGCGCAGTAGACTATTTAGATCGTAATATTCATCCACAGGTTTTACGCTCTAAAGTAAGCGCTTTTGTGGAGCTGCATCAACAGTCAAAAAAAATCAAAGAACAGACTAAGAAACTACAACAAAGTAACCTTGCCCTCTCTCAAAAAATTGAAGAAAATAAAAAAGCCCTGGCGATCGTTGAAGAAAAAGAAAAAGAATTACGCGATTTCTTTGACCGTGCCAATGATTTAATCCATAGCGTAGATCAAGAAGGTCGTTTCATTTATGCCAACCAATGTTGGTTAGAAACATTAGAATATACCCAAGAAGACCTAGAAGATTTACATTTTCTTGATATTGTTCATCCTTCATACCATCAACACTGTCAAGTCGTATTTAGTAAATTAATGCAAGGTCTGCCACAACAAAGCGTAGAAGTTTTATTTGTCGGTAAATACGGTAACCACATTTATGTAGAAGGAAATATTAACTGTCATTTTAATGGCAATAAATTTGTCGCAACAAGGGGAATTTTTAGAGATATAACTAAGCGCAAAGAAGCAGAAGAACGCATGCTGGCAGCCCTTGAAAAAGAGAGACAAGTATCAGAGTTGCAGTCACGCTTTGTTTCCACCGCCTCCCACGAATTTCGTACACCATTAACTGGAATACTTAGTTCTACTGAATTATTGCAAGTATATTGGGATAAGCTAACTCACGAAGAGCAGCAAGAATATTTGGCTCAGATTTATGATTCGGCGATGCTGATGCGTAATTTAATGAATGATGTTTTATTAGTCAGTAAAGCAGAAGCGGGGCGAATGCAGTTTAACCCTGAAGAAATTCAAGTGGTGGACAGAATTAAAGAGCTATTGCAACAGATAAAAAAACGCATTAACAAACATCACAAAGTAGAGCTAAAAACCGATAATATTCATTCTGACAAAGAGTACAGACTAGATCCCAAATTACTACAATTAATTTTTACAAATATCGTTAGTAACGCAATGAAATACTCGCCAGAAAACTCTAGAATAGAAGTTGAAATTTCCGAGAAAAATGACTGTATTAATTTTAGAATAAAAGACGAAGGTGAAAGTATTCCACTTGAGGATCAGCCCTATGTCTTTGATTCATTCCGGCGGGGAAAAAATACCCATGATATTCCGGGAACAGGCTTAGGTTTAAATATTGTGAAGCACTGTATTGATTTACATGGAGGCAAGATTAGTTTTGTGAGTGAATCGGGTGTGGGCACTTGTTTTGATTTTTTATTACCAATCTCTGCTAAAGAAGCGTAG
- a CDS encoding MOSC domain-containing protein — MTTIAELWIYPVKSCQGISLTKAQVTHKGLAGDRQWMIVDQTGKFMTQRTHPQLAKVQTKLNNDYLTLNFEQQQPLQIATHQQGHLIPVTVWRSQTKAIDQGDLAAAWFRQILDVPCRLVRQASEQIRPINPEYALWENQPISFADGYPLLLTNTASLGELNTRISDQQIPMDRFRPNLVVTGDRPFAEDHWQTFKINELEFVVAKPCERCVVITTDQKSGDRSTTQEPLRTLRQFRYQPNQGILFGINLMPKDIGSLTIGEQIIL; from the coding sequence GTGACTACCATTGCTGAATTATGGATCTATCCAGTCAAATCTTGTCAGGGCATTTCATTGACCAAAGCCCAAGTCACCCATAAAGGGTTGGCCGGCGATCGCCAGTGGATGATTGTCGACCAAACAGGCAAATTTATGACCCAACGCACCCATCCCCAGCTAGCAAAGGTGCAAACAAAACTCAACAATGATTATTTAACATTAAACTTCGAACAGCAACAACCGCTACAAATTGCAACGCACCAACAAGGCCATCTAATACCAGTAACCGTGTGGCGTTCCCAAACAAAAGCCATAGACCAAGGTGATTTGGCCGCCGCATGGTTTCGTCAGATTCTCGATGTCCCTTGCCGTCTAGTGCGCCAAGCTTCCGAGCAAATACGCCCCATCAATCCAGAGTATGCCCTCTGGGAAAATCAGCCCATAAGCTTTGCCGATGGCTATCCCCTTCTCCTAACTAATACAGCCTCTTTGGGCGAACTAAATACAAGAATTAGCGACCAACAAATTCCCATGGATCGCTTTCGCCCCAACCTCGTCGTTACAGGCGATCGCCCCTTCGCCGAAGACCATTGGCAAACCTTTAAAATTAATGAATTAGAATTTGTTGTCGCCAAACCCTGTGAACGCTGTGTTGTGATCACAACCGATCAGAAAAGTGGCGATCGCAGCACCACCCAAGAACCGCTCCGCACCCTACGTCAATTTCGTTACCAGCCCAATCAAGGCATTTTATTCGGTATTAATTTAATGCCAAAAGATATTGGCTCACTGACAATCGGAGAACAGATAATCCTCTAA
- a CDS encoding Mo-dependent nitrogenase C-terminal domain-containing protein, translated as MADIPAVATMSYSDRQITAWLRGLLTIAWADGDFDPEEQQLISQLTKDALVPHEEIGELTVISPEELTIELGDEQVTRENFLRTAVMMAIADGVYSVVEADEIKAFGKALGVNMSALHSLEQTLYDPETCTKEEPQEEVHIDALKPVRNWLDEMDVDDPRVARFICKMIPPQCPFERNIKLFGKKIVHIPPMCKLNPLYEQLVGLRFRSLSYLADDCGEDISDFI; from the coding sequence ATGGCTGATATTCCTGCAGTTGCAACGATGTCCTACAGCGATCGCCAAATCACCGCTTGGTTACGGGGCTTGCTCACCATTGCTTGGGCTGATGGTGACTTTGATCCTGAAGAGCAACAGCTTATTTCCCAATTAACGAAAGACGCATTAGTTCCCCATGAAGAGATTGGCGAACTGACTGTGATTAGCCCTGAAGAGCTGACGATAGAATTGGGTGACGAACAAGTAACCCGCGAAAATTTCCTCCGCACTGCCGTCATGATGGCGATCGCCGATGGAGTTTATTCTGTGGTCGAAGCCGACGAGATTAAAGCATTTGGCAAAGCGCTTGGGGTGAATATGAGCGCCCTCCACAGCCTCGAACAAACCCTTTATGACCCCGAAACCTGCACAAAAGAAGAACCCCAAGAAGAGGTGCATATCGATGCCCTCAAACCAGTCCGAAATTGGCTAGATGAAATGGATGTGGATGACCCCCGAGTAGCTCGCTTCATCTGTAAAATGATTCCGCCCCAATGTCCCTTTGAGCGCAACATCAAGCTATTTGGCAAGAAGATCGTGCATATCCCCCCCATGTGCAAACTAAACCCGCTGTACGAGCAGCTAGTGGGATTACGTTTTCGGTCGTTGTCTTACCTTGCCGATGATTGTGGTGAAGATATTTCTGATTTTATTTAA
- a CDS encoding DUF427 domain-containing protein — MAKAIWNGTVIAESDNCEIVEGNYYFPPDTIKSEYFKSSETHTSCFWKGQASYYTVEVDGEQNKDAAWYYPEPKEKANNIKGYVAFWRGVKVES, encoded by the coding sequence ATGGCAAAAGCAATCTGGAACGGCACCGTCATCGCCGAAAGTGACAACTGCGAAATCGTTGAGGGAAATTATTATTTCCCACCGGATACGATCAAGTCTGAATATTTCAAATCTAGTGAGACCCACACCAGTTGTTTCTGGAAAGGGCAAGCGAGCTACTACACCGTTGAGGTGGATGGTGAGCAAAATAAAGATGCGGCTTGGTACTATCCTGAGCCGAAGGAAAAAGCAAATAACATCAAGGGCTATGTGGCTTTTTGGCGTGGCGTTAAGGTGGAGTCGTAA
- a CDS encoding C-type lectin domain-containing protein, which produces MVVKLSGRTRSFFSLLLAATAVQWTGLMVVSTPEAIAQTTIKSEILLEPSEEESYKVFIARAEANAAVRVQSLFDQDLLRTEAQVTVLGQRSAAIAPVLKLRVSRREWTTYPDPEIWSVYYPESKSLLLFDEALPIVEAEPDITADEPLDDRLALFVTNPDTGNRYLLTGIGTWAEAQSEAAALGGSLVVINDQAEQNWLLDVFGDGLVPSSGLVNNQPQPTAGFWIGLSDIATEGEFVWINGDPVTYTNFAFAEPNNLSPEGLEEDYGAIALGGTLGSGGVWTDQSQDRVQLRGIVEVSAEATFPEDLDVPAVDPQEPAPSGVEPTPEAVDGEPEADGETSETTDAETSEAMEETTTEEATTTEPEEEDDDDDNGLPSRTVPTLVR; this is translated from the coding sequence ATGGTTGTAAAACTTTCTGGCCGTACTCGTTCTTTCTTCTCGCTTTTGTTAGCGGCAACGGCAGTCCAATGGACTGGTTTGATGGTTGTGTCTACTCCGGAGGCGATCGCCCAGACAACGATTAAGTCGGAGATTCTACTCGAACCTTCAGAAGAGGAATCCTACAAAGTATTTATTGCGCGGGCGGAAGCGAATGCGGCCGTCAGGGTACAGTCATTATTTGATCAAGATTTACTGCGGACGGAGGCACAGGTCACAGTCCTCGGACAACGGAGTGCGGCGATCGCCCCCGTATTGAAATTGCGTGTGTCGCGGCGGGAATGGACAACATACCCAGACCCAGAAATCTGGAGCGTTTATTACCCAGAGTCCAAAAGCCTATTGCTGTTCGACGAAGCGCTACCGATTGTCGAAGCAGAACCAGACATCACAGCAGACGAGCCCCTCGATGATCGTTTAGCTTTATTTGTGACAAACCCTGACACAGGAAACCGTTATCTCCTTACAGGTATTGGCACATGGGCAGAGGCACAATCTGAAGCCGCCGCCCTCGGTGGCTCCCTCGTCGTGATCAATGACCAAGCCGAGCAAAATTGGCTCCTCGATGTTTTTGGAGATGGCCTTGTCCCTTCCAGTGGCCTAGTGAATAATCAACCGCAACCCACCGCAGGCTTTTGGATTGGTTTAAGTGATATCGCCACAGAAGGAGAGTTTGTCTGGATTAATGGCGATCCTGTCACCTACACAAATTTCGCCTTTGCAGAGCCAAACAATCTTTCTCCAGAAGGTCTAGAGGAAGATTATGGGGCGATCGCCTTGGGTGGAACCCTCGGTTCCGGCGGTGTGTGGACTGACCAGAGCCAAGACCGCGTCCAGTTGCGAGGCATTGTGGAAGTGTCCGCCGAGGCAACATTCCCAGAGGATCTTGACGTGCCAGCCGTAGATCCCCAGGAACCCGCACCATCTGGAGTTGAGCCAACGCCAGAGGCCGTTGATGGCGAACCTGAAGCGGATGGCGAGACCTCCGAAACGACAGATGCAGAAACCAGCGAAGCAATGGAAGAGACGACAACTGAAGAGGCAACAACGACTGAGCCAGAAGAAGAAGACGACGACGATGACAATGGCTTACCCTCTCGCACTGTGCCGACTCTAGTCCGGTAG